In a genomic window of Equus przewalskii isolate Varuska chromosome 4, EquPr2, whole genome shotgun sequence:
- the NDUFA5 gene encoding NADH dehydrogenase [ubiquinone] 1 alpha subcomplex subunit 5: MAGLLKKTTGLVGLAVCESPHERLRILYTKILDVLEQIPKNAAYRKYTEQITNEKLGMVKAEPDVKKLEDQLQGGQIEEVILQAENELSLARKMIQWKPWEPLVEEPPANQWKWPI; this comes from the exons ATGGCGGGCTTGCTGAAGAAG ACCACTGGCCTTGTGGGATTGGCTGTCTGTGAGAGTCCTCACGAG AGGCTAAGAATATTGTACACGAAGATTCTTGATGTTCTTGAGCAAATCCCTAAAAATGCAGCATATAGAAAGTATACAGAACAGATTACGAATGAGAAGTTGGGGATGGTTAAAGCG GAACCAGATGTTAAAAAATTAGAAGACCAACTTCAAGGTGGCCAAATAGAAGAGGTGATTCTTCAG GCTGAAAATGAACTAAGCCTGGCGAGAAAAATGATCCAGTGGAAACCATGGGAGCCTTTAGTGGAAGAGCCTCCTGCTAACCAGTGGAAATGGCCAATATAA